Below is a window of Clostridium cagae DNA.
ATTAGATATAAATAATATAGTTTCACCTTTCGGTATATTGTCTAATCCTATCACATTAATTCTCGCACCACAAGCTTTCATTACAAATCTTGCCCACTTAGAAGTAACTTTATGAATAAATTCTGTTTTTTCTTTTAAATCACCTTTTTTTTCTAAGGATTTAATTTTTAATTTATTCATAGATACAAATAATAAACTAAAAATTATAGCTATAAAAAATATTATGGTCCTTATCATATTTACACATCCTTAAATTTAATTACTACATAATATAGTATATTATAAAAATGCATTATTTAAAAGATAGCAGTAAATACTTAAAGAATAAGTATACAATTTAATTCTAGCCAAAAAATAAGGATTTTAGAATATATAATAAGATTTATTTAAAATTATTTTAATATAAAATTAAAGGAAAATAATATAAAAAAGGATATAATTATTAGAGTAGATAAAATATTGTTAATTATATAAAAAATTACGATAAATAATACGATGAATAAAACGAAGATAAATAAAGTAGAGGAGGATGAAATGGATATATATGCACTAGAGAAAAATAATGATTTTATAGGGCTTAGTGATAAAGAAGTAACTGAAAGAATTACTGAAGGAAAAGTCAATTATATTCCCAAAGCTCCATCAAGAACATTATGGCAAATAATTAGAGCTAATTTGTTTACTAGTTTTAATACTATAAATTTTATATTAGCAATTATAGTAATAATAGCTGGATCACCTAAAAATTCAATATTTGCAGGCGTTATATTAGTTAATACTTTAATCGGTATAGCGCAAGAACTTAGAGCTAAAAAAACATTGGAAAAATTATCTGTTATAAATGAAGCTTATGCTAATGTTTTAAGAAATGGAGAGGTAAAAAAAATACCTTTAGAAAAAATTGTTTTAGATGATATATTATATTTGGATACGGGGGCACAAATACTGGCAGATTGTGAAGTTATTTCATCAGTAGAACTAGAGGTTGATGAATCGATGTTAACTGGAGAATCTGACTCTATTATAAAATATAGTGATGATAAATTATTTTCTGGAAGTTTTGTTGTAGCTGGAGAAGCATATGCGAAAGTAACTAGTGTTGGTAAAGAGACATATGCATCAAGACTTGCAGAAGAAGCCAAAAAATTTAAATTAATAAATTCAGAATTACAAAATGCTATAAATAAAATATTTAGAGTAATAATATGGATAATAATTCCGTTATCAATTCTACTTACAGTAACTCAACTTATGATAAATAATGTAACTTGGCAACAAGCATCAATTGGTACTGTAGCTGGAATTATAGGAATGATTCCAGAAGGATTAGTTCTCTTAACAAGTGCTACTTTTATAGTTGCGATAGTTAAATTAGCCAAGTATGATACATTGGTTCAGGAATTATGTTCAACAGAAGTCTTAGCTAGGGTAGATGTACTATGCTTAGACAAAACTGGTACATTAACAGAAGGAAATTTGAAACTAGTTGATATAAAAAATATTAGTAATATTAAATCAGAAGATATAGACACAGTATTAGCTGCACTTATACATAATCTTCCTAGCAATAATGCAACTCAAAAAGCCATCTTAGAAAGATATAAAGAGTCTAATAATAATTTAGAATGTACAAATAAAATAGTATTTTCATCTAAAAGAAAATGGGGTGGAGCTACTTTTAAAGATTTAGGTACTTGGGTAATGGGAGCACCAGAAATTATATTAAATACAGAATATAGTGATATTAAATCATTAGTGGATGAGGAAGCTGCAAAAGGAAGAAGGGTATTACTTTTAGGTAAGGTTAAAAATAATAAACTTAATCATAAATTAAGTGGAGAAATTGAAGCGGTGGCTTTAATATTAATAGAAGACATAATTAGAGAACAAGCACCAGATGTATTAGATTATTTTAATAAACAAGATGTAGAAGTTAAGATTATATCAGGTGATAATCCATTGACTGTTTCAACTGTTGCTAAAAAGGCAGGAGTAAATGGATGGGAAAATGCAATAGATGCTAGAAATCTTCCTGAAAATGAAGAAAAATTTAATGAAATGATTAAAAATAACACTGTTTTTGGTAGAGTGACACCTCATCAAAAGAAAAGAATAGTTAAATCACTTCAAAATTTAGGTCATACAGTTGCTATGACTGGTGATGGAGTAAATGATGTGCTTGCTTTAAAGGAATCAGATTGTGGAATAGCTATGGCTAATGGATCAGATGCGACTAAAGCAGTAGCACAATTAGTATTATTAAAATCAGATTTTTCAGCGTTACCTAAGGTTGTTGAAGAAGGAAGAAAACAAATAAATAATTTGGAAAGAGTTGCTGAACTATTTCTATCAAAGACAGTATACTCTATAATATTAGCTTTGGTTTTCTCATTATTATTTTTACCATTTCCAGTTTTACCAATACAAATGTCATTAGTAGGAAGTTGTGCAATTGGTATTCCAGCATTTTTCTTGGCTTTACTTCCTAATGAAGGTGGAGTAAAGAAGGGATTTTTACATAGAATTTTAACTGTTAGTATTCCTAATGGTATATTTTTAGCATTATTTACAACATTAACATTTATAATTTCACTTTATGTAGGAACTTCAATAGAATATAGTAGAACTTTAGCATTGCTTATGTTTGCTGGAGTGAGCATGATTATTTTACTTAAAGTATCAAGACCATTAACAACATTTAAATTTTGTTTAGTAGTATTAATGTTTGGTATAGTTGTAATTGCATTTATTACTCCAATAGGACGAGTGATTTTTACGTTAGAAAAATTAAAATTAAGACATTGGATAATATCTTTAGCAGTAATAATATTATCAGCGCCATTGATTACTAAGATTGTAGATTTAGTAAGGAAGAAAGTTATTAAAGTATTTAAATTCGAATATTAGGTAGTGGGAAGTGGGAGATTAATGTTTAAAAATGATTATATGAAAGAGATGGAAAATAGTTTAGATTTAATAAAGGAAGAAGTAAATAAAAATTTAATAAATGAGGAAATAAAAAAGGCTAAAATTGCAGTAAATACTCAACTTAAAAATTTAGTTGGATTAGATATAAATGCTATTGATACTTTATCATTTAATAGTGTTAGAGAAATAATTAGTAAAGATGCTTCTTATAATTTAGGAAAATATATTGCACTAGGAGAGTTATTGCAGTTGCAAGGAAAGATTTGCTTAAAAGACAACGATGAATCAATGATGCTAAATTATTATTTAAAATCACTAGAATCTTTTTATGAAATATATGATGAAGAAGAGATTAATAATGATAAGTATATTAAAGATATAGAATGTTTAATAAATGATTTAAGAGAATATGATATTCCAATAGGAAGTGATATGCAAATATTTAGGTTCTATGAATTAATGAATAAGTTAGATAAAGCAGAAGATATATTGTTTTATATTATAGATAAAAGCAATAATGATAAAAGTAACATAGAAATGGGATTAGAATTCTATAATAAATTAAAACAAAGACCAGAAGAGGAACTAATAAAAGGAAACTTACCATTAGAAGAAGTAGAAGATAGCTATTTAGAACTTAGTAAAAAACTTAAATAATATGTTGAGATATGCATAAGCAAAGTGGACTGAGTAATTGGACTTAGGAATGCTAAAATGAGTATAGTCCCATTTTAGCTTGCTCCCAATATAAAATTGAGACAAGCAGTAAATGTGACAATACTCATTAAGTATTCTCAAAGTCCAATTACAATGCCAACTTTACATATTGAATATCTCAACATATATTAATAATAGCTTGATTAATGTGTTTTTTAAATTAAATTTTGTAATGGATGAAAGTTTGTTTAGCCAAATATAAAATTTGGATACTTATTTTTGGTTTCTCACTTAAGTATTCTAAAAAGTAAATTCCAATGTCAGATTGGCCTTTATATTAAAATACCAACATTAATATAAAGTAATGTTTTTAGTAATTTAAATTGGTTGGAATGCTAAAATGAGTATAGTGAAATTCCAATGCCGTATTGTATATTGCATATCTGAATATTTTAATTGCTTTAGTGGAGATGGATTGTATAAATAACATTACTTGACAATGGATAATAACTATAATAAAATTTAATATGTAATTTAAGTCCTCATAGTTAAATGGATAGAACAGTCCCCTCCTAAGGGACAGATGTAGGTTCGATTCCTACTGGGGATACCATGATTATATGGAAAAAGGCTTAACTGTAATGGTTAAGCCTTTTTTGTATATAAAAATTTAGTTTTTATATTATTCTAATATAGGATCCATTAATATATTAAATCAAGAATAGTTTAAGTTTATAACTAAATAATCTATTTACTTTATTATTATTAAGTAATAAGATTATTATTGGAATTTATAAATAATACCAATAATGTAATTTAAAAGGTGGAAATGTGATGAATAAGCTTAAATTTTTAGGAAGAGGTTCTGGATATAATGTAAAAGAAGGAAATACAAGTGCGTACATTATAAAGAATGAAGTTCTTGCTTTAATTGATTGTGGTGAAGGTGTTTTTAAAAGGATTATAGAAAGCAATCTTACCAATAACATAAAAGAAATTCATATACTTATTACACATATGCATGGTGATCATGTTGGCTCACTTAGCAGTTTTGTAGGATTTTGTTTTTGGAAATATCATATATGTTGTAATGTATATTATCCAGAAAAAAGTATGTTAAAGCAGTTTTTAGAACTAACAGGGATGCTTGAAGGCGAAAGCTTTATTATAAATGACAGTAATAGTGTAAGAATAGATAAATTAGGATTAGAATTCTCAGCATCACTAACTAAACATAATAAGAGAATTAACACATATTCATATACATTAAAATTTGATGAAGAAAATGATATTTTTTATAGTAGTGATACTTATGAAGCTAATTTTGATATGATACCATTTTTAAAAGAAGGCAATGTAGTCTATCATGATACTTGTCTAAGTGATGGTGAAGGCAATGTACACACTTCGTTAAGAGTATTATGTGAAAAAGTTCCAAGAGAGCTAAGAAGTAATGTTTATTGTATACATATTGATGGATATAATTTTATTGAGATTGTTGAAAGAGAAGGTTTTAATGTACCACATATTTTAATTGAACAATTAAGTGTAGAGAGGTGATTGAAATTAATAAGATAGATTTACATACTCATACAAATGTTTCCGATGGAGGTTCAACACCTAAAGAACTTATTGAAGATGCTTTTAAGGAAAGTGTAAAGGCAATAGCTTTAACGGATTATGATAATATAGGTGGTTTAAAAATAGCATCTTTAGCAGCTAAAGAAAATGGAATACAATTTTTAAATGAAATAAAAAAACAGGGAATAAATATATCTGTTGATGAATTAAGAAAAAAATCATTTAGCAGATAGATTGGCCGTTATGATATTTACAGATATTTTATTAGAAATAAAATATGTAATACAGCTCAGGAAATGTGGGATAAATATTTAGATATAATTCCTTATGGTGTAGGGGGAACTGATGACTGAGGATACGGCAATAAGTGTTATAAAAAAGCAGGTTGCTTATCATTTCTTGCACATTATAATAAAACAATAGGATTTTGGGGGGGAGATAATTTTTCTATAGAAAAGGAAATTAAACATCTAATTGATTTTGAATTAGATGGAATTGAAAGATATTATCCTTCATATAAAGAAGAAGATTACAAATTCTTAGACTATTTTTAAGAAAATATATATTCCACTGGGTGTTTGCACAATAAATAATGTTTTCTTATTATGCAAGAAAAGTATTGATTTATAATTTGAGTGTGCGTACAATAACAAATATAGACAAAATATCTATATATAACATAATATGACTGGAAATTGTAAATAAAAAAATTTAACAAAAATAATAACTACTGCATTAGTTTTAGCAACAACTGTTGCACCAATGGCTGCTAGTGTAAGCAGTATTAATCAAGGGGCAAAAAAGCTTTTAAGTGACGGAGTAACTTATGGATATGCTTGGACAGGTTATAATAGTAAATATTGCTATATAAAAGCATCTATAGGTACTGATTCATATGAAGGTTGGGAAGAGGATTGGAATCAACAGAATCTAGAATGTAGTGGTAATTGGGACATTTACCATAATCACAAAGTCAGGTAAACAATAAAGAGAGGGTACTTAAAAGTAGCCTCTCTATTTTGGAGGATAGGATATGATTTTATTACGTTATTTTAAAAGGAATTTGTTATTATTAGTTACGTTGGTAGGAATTATTTCGTTTCTTTCTTGTGGAATTTCATATGTTATAACCTTTTCTAAAGAAAATAAAGAAAACGGGTATTATTTTAATAATTCAACCTACTCATTAGTTTTTTCAGAAGAGGATATTAATGGAGAAGGTTTTTATAAAGAATTAATAAATGTATTATCTAAAGATGGCGATGTTAATTTGATAAATACTAATATGAGTTCTTACTTTGGACAGGCTCAGGGAATATATCTTAACTCAAATCTTCAGACTACTCCTCAAATAAAAGAAGGCAGATTTTTTAATGTAGATGACTTTAAGGATAACAATAGTAAATTAGCTGTTGTTGGGGTATCTAAAGCAAGTAATATTAAAATTAAGGATAATAAAAAGATAATAAATTTTAATGGATCTGATTATGAGGTTATTGGAATTATGGGAGATGAAAAGCTTTCAAAGGAGGTTAATAATAAAATTATTTTCAATTTAAATTCCTTAATAAATGTAGATAGCACTGAAATAAATTCTTCAGATTGGTTTTTATCATCAACAAAAGATTTAAGTAGCAGCATGGATAATTTACAAAATAATCTAAAGGATTTTAAATTTATTTATTCAAAGGCACAAGAGATTTCTAATCCTGTTTTATCAGTATTGGATAATCAGGCAGTACGTATATACTATTTAACCACTATTTTTGCCTCAGTTTTTGTGAATATTTTTATAATAATTTTCTTTTGGTTTGATGGATTTAAAAAAGAAATTGGAGTGAGAAAATCTTTTGGTGCAAATAATCAAAGTATCTATTTATATATATTTAAGTTATTTTTAATAAATAATGTTATAGCAACTATAATTGCAAGTAGTATATTAATATATTTAGAAAAACTAGAATTTATGCATGCTGAATATTATTTCCATACTATTAACTTAATATCTATATTTGTATTTATATTGATATTTTCAATATTTATATTATTTATTTTAATTAAGAGGATAAATAATATAAAACCTAACTTTATATTAAGAGGTATTAAATCATGAAGTATATAAAATATTCATATAAGTCAATTATAGGAAAACCGTTTTTAACTATTATATTCTTAATTCAAATTATTGTTTCCTCAAATATGATTTATTCAGTAATAAATTATAATAATCAAATAGCTGAAAAAGTAGATGCATCTATTGCTACTTTTAAGGATAAAAAAATTTATTGTATGACTACAGCTGGAGATACAGGACTTAGTATTTTTGATAATAAAATTGATCAGAAAAATATAAATACAGCGTATAAAATGATTAAGCAAGGTAACTACCTTCATTTTTCTGTATATGGAAACAATGTAAGGATTAAGGCTTTTGATGGTGTCGACTCTTTTAGAAGTACTCCATATGAGGTTCAAATTAATGGTGATAAATATGTAGGTGTAAATGAATTCAATATTGATAAAAATTTATATGAAGCTTTAAAATTTAATTTATTCTCAGGCAGTGGATTTAAAAGTTCGGATTTTGAAACACTAGATGAGATTAGACCATGCATAGTTGGATATAATTATAAAAATTTTTATAATGTTGGAGATGTGATAACATCTTTTGAAAGAGATACTAAAAAAACTATTTATTTTAAAGTGGTAGGTATAATGCCCAAAAGTATGGAAGTTATAAATAATCTACATACAAAGAACAAACTAATAAATACAGATAACTATATCATTTTCCCTATAATAGATATAGATAAATTTAATAACCTAAATTTAGAGTATAATAGAGATTTTGGTATGTCAGAATTTTACTTATTTAATAACTCATACTTCATATTTGATAAATCTAAACCTGATAATGAAATAGAAAATATTTTTGATAATATAAATAATAATCTTGAGAGCCTAGGAATAGGTAAACAAAGAGTTGAAAGTGTAGATGAGATTTTACAGAAAGATATGGAATTTTTATATTACAATAGAGATAGTGCATTAAAAACAGGAGTGATTATCATATTATTTTTATCTTTAGGTATTATAACTTCAAACATATATATTATAAATAGAAGTAAAAAAATGTATGGAGTGTATTTAATGAGTGGTGCTACTATAAAAGATATTGCCCTTATGAGTATATTCAAAAATTTAATAATTTTTATTTTGGGATTCTTAATATCAATAGGATATTTAAAGTATATTTATGATCAATTTGATGGTATCAATGTTGTAACACTTATGGAGACTTTTAGTATCCTAATAGGATTGAGTTTAGTAACTGTTATAATGCCAACTATAAAAATATTGAAATTAAAAATAACAACTCTCATTAAGGAGGACTAAGTATGAAAGTAATAGGACTTAAAGACATAAAAAAGATATATGGAAAAAAAGATTATGAAACTGTTGCACTTCAAAGTATAGATTTAGAAATATCTGAAGGGGAAAGCATTGCTATAATGGGAACTTCTGGTTCTGGTAAATCGACTTTGTTAAATATATTAGGTTGTTTAGATACTCAAACTAGTGGTAGTTATTTCTTTAATGGGAATTCCATAAATACCTTTAAAGAAAAAGAGTTAGCTAAGCTTAGAAACTCTTCTTTTGGATTTATAGTCCAATCCTTTGCACTTATTGATGACTTTACAGTATATGAAAATGTAGTAATTCCACTTGATTATAGTAAAAATAAAAAGAAAAAAAGTGAAGTTATTAACCTTTTGAAGAAACTTGGTATTGATGAAAAAATAAATAAAACACCAAAGGAATTATCAGGTGGTCAGTGCCAACGTGTTGCAATAGCTAGAGCTTTAGTAAATGATCCAGAGGTAATTTTAGCTGACGAACCTACAGGGGCATTAGATGGAAGAACTGGACAAGAAATAATGAATATTCTATTGGATTTAAATAAAAAAGGGAAAACATTAATAATAGTTACACATGATTTAAATATTGCAAAACAATGTCACAGAATAGTGAATATAGTAGATGGCAAAATTATAAACTAAGCAAAATGTTTATTCTATGAGATTAGAGTTAATTTTGCAATTATTGGTTGTATGTATAAAAATGATAAAACATGGTAAAATAGCATATTACAGAACTTTGTACAATTTGACAATCTGTGCATTAAATTTTTAAAAGACTCACTCGCTGAAACTTATAATATAGGAGACTCCCCCCTACCAATAAAAAACCAAAAGACACACAGACTGAACTGCGCCTTGTCAAGTAGACAGGGTAAATAATAAAAAATTATGCTACTAAAGTATGACTTCTATATTATGACCATTATACTTCTTAATCCAATCTCTGAGAACACGAGGACATTGAAATTCCATATATGTTACATATACTTCTTAAAGAACCTTTCCCGGCAAGATAGTCTTCAACGGCTTTAAGTTTAAGTGAGTCAGAATAACATTTATTTTTTGTAGAAATTATTAAATTTAATTATCCAAGATCAGTATATATTTTTACCCAGTCGTAAAATGTAGATCCATTAATTGAAAGTTCATCGCATATCTCTACGACTGATTTTTCTACTGATAGATATTCCTATAATTCCTTTTAATTTTTCATCAAGAGAACATTTGGTTTTTCTTGACATAAAAAATACCCCCTTTATAAAAGCAGTTTTATTATTTTAACTGTCTACTATAAAGGGAGCATATCAAGGTGGGCATGGTGGTTTTGAGAAACGTTTCTCCGCCTTGGGCTATTATAAATAATAGTCTAAGGCGGCGGTGTTGGATGATTATTGGAATGTTAATAATATCAGTATCAATGATAGTATTAATACTAATATTACGAGCATTAAAACATAACATAATTCAAAAAATTGTGAATTTAATCTTGAAATTAACATAAAAGGTTTATGTGAAGTTTGCAAGACACATGGAATGCTAAGGACAGGAAATGAAGTGCATCATATGGTTAAAGTATCAAGCAGAGATGGTTCGAATCATTATGATTTAGATAATTTAATTTATGTTTGAATTAGATGTCATAGAAGAATTGAATAATGAAGAAATATTAGATTATATAAAAATTTTTTTTAAAATCATATACTTATATTACCATAAAATTCTAAAAAAGTCAAGTCTTGTAGTTAGTTCGACAAAAGTGTATTAATTAATAGAGGTGATTTATTTTATGGAAAAAAAATTTATGTCAGCACTTATATGTGCATTTTCAAGAGCATATCATGCTAAAGAGAATGAAGTGAAAATTTTTGATGATACTATTGCAGAATTGTTATTATCAAAAGAGGAATATAATGAGATAGGAGAAAATATGTCATGTGGAATAAAGTTCTTTAATTCTAAATTTATGGGAAATAAAGATGAAGCTTTACGATGGATTGTAGATAACCAATTAGCACCATCTCCACTTGGCAGAGCCGCATATGCAGAAAAAATGCTTAAAAATGCTGTATGTGTTGGCAAAGCAAAACAATATCTGATTTTTGCAGCAGGATATGATAGTTTTGCGTATCGACAACCACAATGGGTAAAAGAAATAGAAATTTTTGAGATTGATCATCCTGTAACTGCAAGTGATAAGATGGACAGACTAAAAAAAGCACATTTAGAAATACATGATAATGTTAACTATGTAGTTGCTGATTTTACACAAGAAAAATGGATTGAATCATTAACTAAAAATAAGATATTTGATAGAAATAAAATTAGTTTTTGTAGTGTGCTTGGATTATCTTATTATCTTTCAAAGACAGATTTTGAAGGCTTAATCAAGGCAATAGGAGAAGTTATACCAAAAGGTAGTTCACTTGTCTTTGAATATCCTGATGATGCGACTTATGCAAATAAAGTAGCTGAACGAACAAAAAAACAAGTAATGCTAGCAAATGAGGCAAACGAAAAGATGCTCGCAGGTTATTCTTATGATGAAATGGAAAAATTGCTTTGCAAATGTGGTTTTTTAATATATGAACATTTAACTCCAAAACAAATTACTGAACAATATTTTGAAGAATATAACAAAGCAAATTCTACACACTACATGAGTGCATTTGATAATGTTAATTATTGTTTAGCTGTAAGGCAATAATATTATTTTAATATAAGAAGTTTAAATAATGGGGGAGTGTAGTTTTTTGTTTATTATATGGAGAATTATGTATTGAATTTTGTGCAGTTTAACGAAATAAGGGAAATATTAAATTTTATAATGCATTTTTTAGTAAATTCAATTAAAATATATATATGTAAACTAAATTCATGTTATACAAATTAAGTAAGTAGTAGAAACACATAAGTCACAACAAAAGAAAGGAAGTATATTACATGGAGATTTTTGCTGAACAATTTATTCCTTCAGATAGATCGCATAAAAGTAGCCAAGTAATGAAAAAGATTTCAATAGTACTATTTATACTATCTTTATTTATAATTTTTTTATCATTAATGATAGCGATATCAGTAATGTTATTATCTGTAGTTTTATTTTTAGCTAGCATGTGTATGTATGTTGATTATGAGTATGAATTTTTTGATGGAACTTTAACTGTAACCAAAATATTTAATATGAGTAAAAGAAAAATTGCATTAAAGGTGGACAAGAATTCTATAAAGAATTTATATGCTTTAGAAGCTAAGAAAGATAATAATTCAAAAATAAAGAAATTTTATACTACTAATATTGAAGGCCTTAAGAAATATAATTTTGAATTAAATAATGGAAAGATAGTTCAACTAGCTTTAAATACTGAAATAGAAAAGTTAGTAAATGTTTTTCTTAAAAATAATATGTAAGATCATCTGTAAAAAAAGTCACATCATTTTTAATGGTGTGACTTTTTTATTCTTTATAAGATTACATCACCTAATAGTTATGTTTTAAAAGAGATTTATATTATAATATAAATCTTATGAACTCCGAAATTAATTTAAAATATAAGCAATAAAAAATTAACGAATTTATAATTAATATAAATATTTTCGATTTAAAAATTAGTTTTGAAAATGATAAATATGAATATTGTTTAAAAAAATAATAAAAAACATCAGTATTATAAATTAAGATATTAATGTAGGTATTTTAATAAATTAAGCTGATGTTTTTAATACTAATCCAATATATTACTTTTAATAATATTATGATATAATGTTGAGTAAAATATAATTATTAAATCAATTAGGAGAGTGATTTTTTTTGGACCCTAGTTATACGTGGGAGATAGTAATTTTAATAATATTACTTATGCTGTCAGCATTTTTTTCAATGTCAGAAACAGCATTAATGTCTATAAACAAAATTAGACTAAGACACATGGTGGAAGAAGGCGTACCAGGAGCAAAATTAGTAGAAAAACTTACAGAAGATCCAAATAAGTTATTAGGAGCTATATTAATAGGTAATAACATAGCAAATATTGCAGCGTCAGGACTTGCTACTGTGCTTGCAACTAATATATTTGGTCCAACTGGAGTAGGAATAGCTACAGGAATTATGACTGTATTAGTATTAATTTTTGGTGAAATAACGCCTAAATCTATTGCAAAGCAAAGATCAGATTCTGTTGCTTTAAAGGTTGGTAAACCTATAAAGTTAATAGTTACTATATTTAAACCTTTTGTATATATATTTACAGCAATATCATCATTTTTTATAAAAATTTTAGGTGCAGATCCTAAAGCTACTGAACCATTTATTACTGAAGAAGAATTAAAAACAATGGTAGGTGTAAGCGAAGAAGAAGGTGTACTAGAAAATGTTGAAAAAGAAATGATATTCAATGTATTTGATTTCGCTGATCTTCAAGTAAAAGATGTAATGGTTCAAAGAGTTGATGTTACTGCTTTAGATTCAGAATCAACTTATGATGATGTATTAAAGATTATAAAAGAAGAACAATTTTCTAGAATACCGATTTATAATCAAACCATAGATGATGTTATTGGTATATTAAATGTTAAAGATTTATTAATGCTTGAAAATCCTAGAGAAAACTTTAAAATGACGAAATACATAAGAGAACCGTTTTATACATTTGAATTTAAAAAGATTGTAGAATTATTTAAGGAAATGAAAAAAGAACGAAATCACATCGCTGTTGTGTTAGATGAATATGGTGGTACTGTTGGAATAATTACCATAGAAGATTTAATAGAAGAAATTGTTGGTGATATAGAAGATGAATATGATGATGCCAATACTAGCATTGAAGTGATTAAAGAAAATGAATATATAGTAGATGGTAGTGTGAGACTTCATGATATTGGTGATTTAATAGGTACTGATATGGAATCAGATGAATTTGATTCTGTTGGAGGCCTTATAATTGGAGAACTTGGAAGAATGCCTGAAGAAAAAGAAGAAATTGAGTGCGATAATATGAAATTTATCGTAGAAAATATAGATAAAAATAGAATTAAAAAAGTTAGAATATTTACAGATAACGAATAATCATAAAAGACTGCTGGCAAAAATAATCAGCAGTCTTTTTTATGGAGGTGAAAATATGAATTTTTTAGATATTGCTAAAGAAGAAGCAAGGATAGCAATGTCCAAAGGTGAAGTTCCAAT
It encodes the following:
- a CDS encoding cation-translocating P-type ATPase, yielding MDIYALEKNNDFIGLSDKEVTERITEGKVNYIPKAPSRTLWQIIRANLFTSFNTINFILAIIVIIAGSPKNSIFAGVILVNTLIGIAQELRAKKTLEKLSVINEAYANVLRNGEVKKIPLEKIVLDDILYLDTGAQILADCEVISSVELEVDESMLTGESDSIIKYSDDKLFSGSFVVAGEAYAKVTSVGKETYASRLAEEAKKFKLINSELQNAINKIFRVIIWIIIPLSILLTVTQLMINNVTWQQASIGTVAGIIGMIPEGLVLLTSATFIVAIVKLAKYDTLVQELCSTEVLARVDVLCLDKTGTLTEGNLKLVDIKNISNIKSEDIDTVLAALIHNLPSNNATQKAILERYKESNNNLECTNKIVFSSKRKWGGATFKDLGTWVMGAPEIILNTEYSDIKSLVDEEAAKGRRVLLLGKVKNNKLNHKLSGEIEAVALILIEDIIREQAPDVLDYFNKQDVEVKIISGDNPLTVSTVAKKAGVNGWENAIDARNLPENEEKFNEMIKNNTVFGRVTPHQKKRIVKSLQNLGHTVAMTGDGVNDVLALKESDCGIAMANGSDATKAVAQLVLLKSDFSALPKVVEEGRKQINNLERVAELFLSKTVYSIILALVFSLLFLPFPVLPIQMSLVGSCAIGIPAFFLALLPNEGGVKKGFLHRILTVSIPNGIFLALFTTLTFIISLYVGTSIEYSRTLALLMFAGVSMIILLKVSRPLTTFKFCLVVLMFGIVVIAFITPIGRVIFTLEKLKLRHWIISLAVIILSAPLITKIVDLVRKKVIKVFKFEY
- a CDS encoding DUF6483 family protein, translating into MFKNDYMKEMENSLDLIKEEVNKNLINEEIKKAKIAVNTQLKNLVGLDINAIDTLSFNSVREIISKDASYNLGKYIALGELLQLQGKICLKDNDESMMLNYYLKSLESFYEIYDEEEINNDKYIKDIECLINDLREYDIPIGSDMQIFRFYELMNKLDKAEDILFYIIDKSNNDKSNIEMGLEFYNKLKQRPEEELIKGNLPLEEVEDSYLELSKKLK
- a CDS encoding MBL fold metallo-hydrolase, which codes for MNKLKFLGRGSGYNVKEGNTSAYIIKNEVLALIDCGEGVFKRIIESNLTNNIKEIHILITHMHGDHVGSLSSFVGFCFWKYHICCNVYYPEKSMLKQFLELTGMLEGESFIINDSNSVRIDKLGLEFSASLTKHNKRINTYSYTLKFDEENDIFYSSDTYEANFDMIPFLKEGNVVYHDTCLSDGEGNVHTSLRVLCEKVPRELRSNVYCIHIDGYNFIEIVEREGFNVPHILIEQLSVER
- a CDS encoding PHP domain-containing protein, with translation MIEINKIDLHTHTNVSDGGSTPKELIEDAFKESVKAIALTDYDNIGGLKIASLAAKENGIQFLNEIKKQGINISVDELRKKSFSR
- a CDS encoding FtsX-like permease family protein translates to MILLRYFKRNLLLLVTLVGIISFLSCGISYVITFSKENKENGYYFNNSTYSLVFSEEDINGEGFYKELINVLSKDGDVNLINTNMSSYFGQAQGIYLNSNLQTTPQIKEGRFFNVDDFKDNNSKLAVVGVSKASNIKIKDNKKIINFNGSDYEVIGIMGDEKLSKEVNNKIIFNLNSLINVDSTEINSSDWFLSSTKDLSSSMDNLQNNLKDFKFIYSKAQEISNPVLSVLDNQAVRIYYLTTIFASVFVNIFIIIFFWFDGFKKEIGVRKSFGANNQSIYLYIFKLFLINNVIATIIASSILIYLEKLEFMHAEYYFHTINLISIFVFILIFSIFILFILIKRINNIKPNFILRGIKS